One segment of Allorhodopirellula heiligendammensis DNA contains the following:
- the xseA gene encoding exodeoxyribonuclease VII large subunit, with translation MTGREQQLPFDFGGEDGSLDDGPPARPSTARSGIQKKSSPLKKSPRAKVAVKKPVAATAEEALSISEVTLRIKQAVESSLSSMWVAGEITDIARPRSGHLYFTLKDERSQLRGVMWRSVAERLPFDLDDGQSVLCFGDVEVYAARGTVQMVVRKCQPQGMGALQLALAQLQAKLESEGLFAVERKRVLPRLPRKIAIITSPTGAAIRDFLQAAAARHAGVEIVLIPASVQGPGSVEALISGIAVAHQLDPRPDVLIVSRGGGSLEDLWSFNDENFVRALARSRIPTVSAIGHEIDVTLSDLVADVRALTPTDAASRVLPDREVLVDVLEALAATMRRSLFQRIDGSRQRLGWIQSRPIFRNPFEIVHDRSRIVDELDERARALMWRRVEQQRSRLQQLTAAVSALSPLDVLARGYSVTQNEHGDVIRAVDAVQPGQVLRSRVLDGVIQSIVVENGDRSSAD, from the coding sequence ATGACAGGCCGCGAACAACAACTCCCATTTGATTTTGGTGGTGAGGATGGTTCGCTGGACGACGGTCCCCCCGCGCGACCCAGCACAGCCAGATCAGGCATCCAGAAAAAATCATCGCCACTGAAGAAGTCGCCACGCGCAAAGGTGGCTGTAAAGAAACCGGTTGCCGCTACCGCCGAGGAAGCTCTCAGCATCAGCGAGGTGACGCTGCGGATCAAACAAGCGGTCGAGTCATCGTTATCGAGCATGTGGGTGGCCGGGGAGATCACGGACATCGCGCGTCCTCGCAGCGGTCATCTCTACTTCACCCTGAAGGATGAACGCTCGCAGTTGCGTGGTGTGATGTGGCGAAGCGTCGCTGAGCGACTGCCATTTGATCTCGATGATGGCCAAAGCGTGTTGTGCTTTGGCGATGTTGAAGTGTACGCGGCCCGCGGCACCGTGCAGATGGTGGTGCGAAAGTGCCAACCGCAAGGCATGGGTGCGCTGCAACTCGCCTTGGCTCAGTTACAAGCGAAACTCGAGTCGGAAGGTCTTTTCGCAGTTGAGCGGAAACGGGTGCTGCCTCGCCTGCCACGCAAAATTGCGATCATCACCAGTCCGACAGGAGCCGCGATTCGCGACTTCTTGCAAGCTGCCGCTGCGCGTCACGCAGGTGTTGAAATCGTGTTGATCCCGGCCAGCGTTCAGGGGCCGGGCAGCGTCGAGGCGTTGATTTCCGGGATTGCAGTCGCTCACCAGCTCGATCCCCGCCCGGACGTGCTGATCGTGTCCCGCGGCGGCGGATCGCTCGAAGATCTATGGTCGTTCAATGACGAAAATTTCGTCCGCGCTCTCGCTCGTTCGCGGATTCCTACCGTATCGGCGATTGGTCACGAAATCGACGTGACGCTATCGGATCTCGTGGCAGATGTCCGCGCGTTAACGCCCACGGACGCCGCCAGTCGCGTGTTGCCCGATCGGGAGGTCCTCGTTGACGTGCTCGAAGCGCTCGCCGCAACTATGCGACGATCGTTGTTTCAGCGGATCGACGGGTCACGCCAGCGGCTCGGGTGGATCCAATCGCGCCCCATCTTTCGCAATCCCTTTGAAATCGTTCACGACCGCAGTCGCATCGTTGACGAACTCGACGAGCGCGCCCGCGCGTTGATGTGGCGACGGGTCGAACAGCAGCGAAGTCGCCTGCAACAACTCACCGCCGCTGTCTCGGCGCTCTCGCCACTGGATGTTCTCGCGCGAGGCTACAGCGTCACGCAAAACGAGCACGGCGACGTGATCCGCGCCGTCGACGCGGTACAGCCGGGCCAAGTCCTGCGAAGCCGAGTGCTCGATGGCGTGATCCAATCAATCGTTGTCGAAAACGGCGATCGGTCTTCGGCGGACTGA
- a CDS encoding cation diffusion facilitator family transporter, translating into MPPFNDSDYEAPMDRNSVSTLYREVTQAALLGLVVNLLLGVVKLVGGIVGSSFALVADAVNSIGDVVTTLAVLFALRVAQRPADAEHPYGHSRAEGIAATNVALLIIVSALLVAWEAIHQFGTVHTVPAAWTLWIAGVNVVIMEGLYRYKVQVGRRTGSAAIIANAWDHRSDALCALAVLIGLIAVRIGGPRFMWADEAASLVVVAAIVWTGVHLFRSSASELMDVQADSGFVDQIREAAFSVEGVEDVETLWVRKSGLEYFADIHIEVDQNLTVAAGHRIGHRVKDHLLEQFVSLRDVLVHLEPFPHERHSAEG; encoded by the coding sequence GTGCCCCCTTTCAATGACAGCGATTATGAAGCGCCGATGGATCGCAATTCTGTTTCTACGCTGTATCGAGAAGTCACCCAGGCCGCCTTACTAGGTCTGGTCGTCAATCTGCTACTCGGTGTCGTTAAGCTCGTCGGTGGGATTGTAGGCAGCTCTTTTGCACTCGTTGCTGATGCGGTCAATTCGATTGGTGATGTCGTGACGACACTCGCCGTGCTGTTTGCCTTGCGTGTGGCACAGCGTCCTGCAGACGCGGAGCATCCTTACGGTCACTCGCGAGCGGAAGGAATTGCCGCGACGAACGTGGCACTTTTGATCATTGTCTCTGCACTCTTGGTGGCGTGGGAGGCGATTCATCAATTTGGGACGGTTCACACCGTCCCCGCAGCGTGGACTTTGTGGATTGCCGGCGTCAACGTCGTCATCATGGAAGGCTTGTATCGATACAAGGTCCAGGTGGGCAGACGCACAGGTTCGGCTGCCATCATCGCGAACGCGTGGGATCATCGCAGTGACGCTTTGTGTGCACTCGCAGTATTGATTGGTCTGATTGCTGTTCGCATTGGGGGGCCCCGCTTCATGTGGGCGGATGAAGCTGCCTCGCTAGTCGTCGTGGCCGCCATTGTATGGACCGGCGTACACCTGTTTCGCTCCAGCGCCAGCGAACTGATGGACGTTCAAGCTGACTCGGGCTTCGTCGATCAGATCCGGGAGGCAGCGTTTTCGGTGGAGGGTGTCGAGGATGTGGAGACCCTCTGGGTACGTAAGTCTGGGCTGGAGTACTTTGCTGATATTCACATTGAAGTGGATCAAAACTTAACTGTCGCGGCTGGCCATCGAATTGGTCACCGCGTCAAAGATCACCTGCTCGAGCAGTTCGTTAGCCTACGAGACGTGCTCGTGCACCTGGAGCCGTTCCCGCACGAACGGCATTCCGCAGAGGGCTGA
- a CDS encoding prenyltransferase/squalene oxidase repeat-containing protein encodes MSGYLHELTLRLAIGATELPLELRDSHARWLHRQQRHDGGFAGREGDSDPYYTAFALRSLWVLDRLDKAVAERAGDFLRQRLTRRDSVIDLISLIFGAAILEMAAGEVVISDEDTTWRTNVARLLSELRCSDGGFAKTPEGRAGSTYQSFLCVLCHELMEVPVPNVDSLIGFIDSQRHADGGYLEIRAAKRPGVNPTAAAIGTLKALGRLDIASEGDTIEFLLEMQGDEGGLTANTRIPFADLLSSFTGLTTLVDLNAAERLSIPRVAHYAHSMQSPAQSGFVGFTLDHTPDVEYTFYGIATLAMCAGLSSV; translated from the coding sequence ATGAGTGGATATCTGCACGAACTCACTCTACGCTTGGCGATCGGTGCTACCGAGCTGCCACTGGAGTTGCGCGATTCACACGCTCGCTGGCTTCACCGCCAACAGCGCCATGACGGAGGTTTTGCAGGCCGCGAAGGTGACAGTGATCCGTATTACACAGCGTTCGCGCTGCGATCGTTATGGGTTCTCGACCGATTGGATAAAGCAGTTGCGGAACGCGCCGGAGATTTTTTGCGTCAGCGGCTGACTCGTCGGGACAGCGTGATTGACTTGATCTCACTGATTTTTGGGGCCGCAATCTTGGAAATGGCCGCCGGTGAGGTGGTTATTTCTGACGAGGATACGACTTGGCGAACCAACGTAGCGCGTTTGCTCAGCGAATTGAGATGCAGTGATGGCGGATTTGCCAAGACGCCCGAGGGCCGGGCCGGCAGCACCTACCAATCGTTTCTCTGTGTGCTCTGCCATGAACTGATGGAAGTGCCTGTCCCTAACGTCGACTCGTTAATTGGGTTTATCGACTCACAGCGGCACGCCGATGGCGGTTACCTGGAGATTCGTGCAGCCAAGCGTCCAGGCGTGAATCCCACTGCCGCCGCTATCGGGACGCTCAAAGCCCTCGGAAGGCTCGACATCGCTAGCGAGGGCGACACCATTGAGTTCCTACTCGAGATGCAGGGTGATGAAGGCGGACTGACCGCCAACACACGAATTCCTTTCGCCGATCTCCTGAGCAGCTTCACGGGACTGACCACCCTCGTTGATTTAAACGCCGCCGAACGCCTCTCTATTCCCCGGGTTGCGCATTACGCCCACTCGATGCAGTCCCCCGCCCAGAGCGGCTTTGTCGGTTTCACGCTCGACCATACACCCGACGTGGAATACACGTTTTATGGCATTGCGACACTGGCGATGTGCGCCGGCCTTAGCTCCGTCTGA
- a CDS encoding helix-turn-helix domain-containing protein — MRYAFRLAELLGHTPDRRKRPGTIKAIVEHTGLDRHQVASLLKNEAKYIPLDALSRLCDYLIDQGHATADELPGALFAINAENFWELLARRSDIEIVVGVRQGEGEASPENAMVVASDSVLVGELLNGISTLGGVAKHLGDKSSPDASTRAADVPSPDRIQQSLVWSPGQVSLEDARERASEVYDGFQNGAGDRGIICIGSVKSNPTVELLFSEAFGCTPFVTEDDVDDVSARSCPFFLRYRDNDPKPDGASAGMRLSKNEDAPNPGFYYEKDDGTWEYAGGNGKDVALVFYLFREALGRLDMVLSGFSGRATRLLAKTLAIRGEEFWPPVYEESGIQVGAYLVQYEDAEGKPDRADLLHNTGGAAKIMPLPREAIARRFARR; from the coding sequence ATGAGATACGCTTTTCGGCTTGCCGAACTTCTCGGCCACACCCCTGACCGCCGCAAGCGGCCAGGAACGATCAAAGCGATTGTCGAGCATACCGGGCTCGACCGACATCAAGTTGCGTCGCTGCTTAAGAACGAAGCAAAATACATCCCTCTGGACGCGCTCTCGCGTTTATGTGACTACCTCATCGATCAGGGACACGCCACTGCTGACGAGCTGCCAGGTGCCCTGTTTGCAATCAACGCGGAGAACTTCTGGGAATTGTTGGCGCGGCGCAGCGATATCGAGATTGTCGTCGGTGTTCGGCAAGGCGAGGGCGAAGCATCACCGGAGAACGCGATGGTCGTCGCCAGCGATTCGGTGCTGGTCGGTGAGTTGCTCAATGGGATCTCGACACTCGGCGGCGTCGCGAAACACCTCGGCGACAAATCCTCGCCGGATGCATCGACCCGGGCGGCCGACGTCCCGAGCCCCGATCGAATCCAGCAGTCATTGGTGTGGAGCCCTGGACAGGTTTCCTTGGAAGATGCTCGCGAGCGAGCCAGCGAAGTCTATGACGGATTCCAAAATGGCGCGGGCGATCGCGGTATTATCTGCATCGGCAGTGTGAAGAGCAATCCAACCGTGGAACTGTTGTTCTCTGAAGCGTTCGGCTGCACGCCATTTGTCACTGAAGACGACGTCGATGACGTGTCCGCACGCTCCTGTCCGTTCTTTTTGCGATACCGCGACAACGACCCGAAGCCGGATGGGGCCTCCGCTGGGATGCGATTGAGCAAGAACGAAGACGCTCCCAACCCCGGCTTCTACTACGAGAAAGACGACGGCACGTGGGAATATGCTGGCGGAAACGGTAAGGATGTCGCGTTGGTATTCTATCTATTCCGCGAGGCCCTCGGTCGACTTGACATGGTCCTCAGCGGTTTTTCTGGCCGTGCGACCCGATTGTTGGCAAAAACTTTGGCCATCCGCGGCGAAGAGTTTTGGCCACCGGTATACGAAGAGAGCGGGATCCAGGTCGGTGCGTACTTGGTACAGTATGAAGACGCCGAGGGCAAACCTGACCGAGCTGATCTGCTGCACAATACGGGCGGAGCGGCAAAGATCATGCCGCTGCCCCGCGAGGCCATCGCTCGCCGATTCGCCCGACGTTAA
- a CDS encoding TIGR03545 family protein — MIRWRFLLTRLIIAAAILMILSVGLGPVASYITVAGLQASTGARAEIGSTEVSLYPPSVRFANVHVADPRDGKEFRDAFMADSIELAIDGDALLRRRWVIREGKISGLQIGSQRETTGHFDVEPEAIDESAGPSMIGQLLSTATRGLTDQAEQIGENLETVKTGEDIRRRWKTQYETLVTQARNLENRVKTIRSAAKGIDNPLRDWPELERTLAEARTAREELLEVREAMNEMPEQLRGDLVKLDRARQADLAKVDAYVPGDLSESKNFGVDLISAQIHSYLTQLRGYLDNGRTLANYTVVAPDSERVRGENFDFLGKRRRPEMLIEQCQVDGLMRASGKTYSLTGLIENMTPQPEYLAEPTRARLLLEGPETVQVDYIRDRRQGTLNDRLTLHWPQMRADPMRLGDGKNVAVAINGGQREVWVQLDSQGEKVQGRLVSKQIGVNMHLDVDGAAANSAAVVSMNQSLAAVDSIDVDAAFHGDWKKLDLDLHTNLGNVFGDAIQDAIALQLDDSKAKLAAKVEDAHREQMLQLREWMSKQQTEAQSLLASADRSIEEMSQKVLAEVGDADSYLGKLQSALGKSLR, encoded by the coding sequence ATGATTCGTTGGCGCTTTCTACTGACGCGGTTGATTATTGCCGCTGCGATCTTAATGATTCTCTCGGTAGGCCTCGGGCCCGTCGCGAGCTACATCACCGTCGCGGGCTTGCAAGCATCGACAGGTGCGCGTGCCGAGATCGGCTCGACTGAGGTGAGTTTGTACCCGCCTTCGGTGCGGTTCGCGAATGTGCACGTGGCCGATCCCCGAGACGGGAAAGAATTCCGCGATGCGTTCATGGCTGACTCCATCGAGTTAGCGATTGATGGCGACGCGTTATTGCGCCGCCGCTGGGTGATTCGCGAAGGCAAGATCAGCGGCTTGCAAATTGGTTCCCAGCGAGAAACCACCGGACACTTCGACGTTGAGCCTGAGGCCATCGATGAATCCGCAGGTCCATCGATGATCGGGCAGCTGCTTTCCACGGCGACACGGGGCCTCACCGATCAGGCTGAGCAGATCGGTGAAAATCTGGAAACAGTGAAGACTGGCGAAGACATTCGTCGCCGCTGGAAAACTCAATACGAGACGCTCGTCACACAGGCTCGCAACCTCGAGAACCGCGTGAAGACGATTCGCTCGGCTGCCAAAGGCATCGATAATCCGCTACGCGACTGGCCGGAACTTGAGCGCACCCTTGCCGAGGCGCGTACGGCTCGGGAAGAATTGCTTGAAGTCCGCGAGGCCATGAATGAAATGCCTGAACAGCTTCGCGGCGATCTGGTCAAGCTCGATCGAGCCCGGCAAGCGGACCTGGCGAAGGTTGATGCCTACGTGCCCGGTGACCTCAGTGAGTCCAAAAACTTTGGCGTGGATCTGATTTCGGCGCAAATCCATAGCTACCTAACGCAACTGCGTGGCTACCTCGACAACGGTCGGACGCTCGCCAATTACACCGTCGTCGCCCCCGATTCAGAGCGAGTTCGCGGCGAGAATTTTGACTTCCTAGGCAAGCGTCGCCGCCCGGAAATGTTGATCGAGCAATGCCAAGTCGACGGCCTGATGCGTGCCAGTGGCAAGACTTACTCGCTGACTGGGTTGATCGAGAATATGACCCCTCAGCCTGAGTATCTGGCTGAGCCCACACGTGCTCGACTGTTGCTTGAAGGTCCAGAGACCGTGCAGGTAGACTACATTCGAGACCGGCGTCAGGGCACGCTCAACGATCGCTTGACGCTGCACTGGCCACAGATGCGGGCCGATCCCATGCGATTGGGAGATGGCAAGAATGTTGCGGTGGCGATTAACGGTGGTCAACGAGAGGTATGGGTCCAATTGGACAGTCAGGGGGAGAAGGTTCAAGGACGCCTGGTGAGTAAACAGATTGGCGTGAACATGCATCTTGACGTTGACGGTGCTGCCGCCAACTCGGCTGCGGTGGTATCGATGAATCAGTCCTTGGCAGCGGTGGACAGTATCGACGTCGATGCTGCCTTCCACGGTGACTGGAAGAAGCTCGACCTCGACCTGCATACTAACCTCGGCAACGTGTTTGGTGACGCGATCCAAGATGCGATCGCGCTGCAACTCGACGATAGCAAAGCGAAACTCGCGGCCAAGGTGGAAGACGCTCATCGAGAACAGATGCTGCAACTTCGCGAGTGGATGTCGAAGCAACAAACCGAAGCTCAGTCGCTACTCGCATCGGCGGATCGTTCCATCGAAGAAATGAGCCAGAAAGTACTCGCCGAAGTCGGCGATGCTGACAGTTACCTCGGTAAACTTCAGTCCGCCTTGGGCAAGAGCCTACGCTAA
- a CDS encoding P-II family nitrogen regulator — MKQVVTVVAPHLAEKVLNALQRAPLEGLSVHEVKGYGRQKSYLDQYQDTEYSQVFLPKVEITLWVDDARLDGVIEKILEVTRTGRIGDGKIMVLPVDSLL; from the coding sequence ATGAAGCAAGTTGTTACCGTCGTCGCACCGCACCTTGCTGAGAAGGTTCTCAACGCGCTGCAACGCGCCCCCTTGGAGGGCCTCTCCGTTCACGAAGTGAAAGGATATGGACGGCAAAAGAGTTATCTCGACCAGTATCAGGATACGGAGTACTCCCAGGTTTTTTTACCCAAGGTTGAAATCACTCTCTGGGTCGACGATGCTCGCCTAGACGGTGTTATCGAGAAGATTTTGGAAGTCACTCGAACCGGCCGAATCGGCGACGGAAAAATCATGGTGCTGCCCGTCGACAGTTTGCTTTAA
- a CDS encoding TIGR03546 family protein, whose amino-acid sequence MILWTIKLISSVRKAIAGRRHPGQLAWGVALGALIGMIPHGNLLAVVLVLFVLMLQVNHAMVALVGVAVTFLAPRLDPAFDSLGRWCFEQPGVADRLAVAWQYPLVPWTDLNNTIVMGSFIIGLASVGPLLMVTYPLFRALAPVLVDPEADADSQTAPQDETKPEPTAAGDAESEPTAPNVATPTVKRLDTSHAAHDSSHVDTRDASESSTSPVNPAQADSITAESDIAVGPSGTDARRPQTGSSERVPATSQSAQDSTPPRAIPQPVAASNALRPTRVAIGTSVSRRVNTTETVAAARAAQSTRADDSTESPVDEQHKIDEALSYLLRQLRDSKDKDAA is encoded by the coding sequence ATGATTCTCTGGACGATCAAGCTCATCAGCAGCGTTCGCAAGGCGATTGCGGGAAGAAGGCATCCCGGCCAACTCGCCTGGGGCGTCGCGCTGGGGGCCCTCATAGGCATGATCCCACACGGGAACCTGCTGGCCGTCGTGTTGGTGCTGTTCGTGCTGATGCTACAGGTGAATCACGCCATGGTCGCCCTGGTGGGCGTTGCTGTCACTTTTTTAGCGCCACGGCTGGATCCTGCATTCGACTCGCTCGGCCGCTGGTGCTTCGAACAACCCGGGGTCGCTGATCGACTTGCGGTGGCGTGGCAGTACCCGCTCGTACCGTGGACGGATCTGAACAATACCATCGTGATGGGCAGTTTTATCATCGGGCTGGCCTCGGTGGGGCCGCTATTGATGGTTACCTACCCACTGTTTCGCGCCCTGGCACCTGTATTGGTTGACCCCGAGGCCGATGCGGATTCGCAAACCGCCCCCCAGGACGAGACCAAACCGGAGCCGACGGCTGCCGGCGACGCTGAGAGCGAGCCTACTGCGCCAAACGTGGCGACACCGACAGTAAAACGGCTCGATACCAGCCATGCGGCACACGATAGCAGCCACGTCGACACACGCGACGCGTCGGAGAGTAGCACCTCACCTGTCAACCCTGCCCAAGCTGATTCCATCACGGCAGAGAGCGACATTGCAGTAGGTCCGTCTGGCACAGACGCTCGGAGGCCGCAGACAGGATCATCCGAGCGGGTGCCAGCGACATCACAGTCCGCTCAAGATTCGACGCCGCCTCGCGCCATCCCGCAGCCCGTAGCCGCGTCGAACGCGTTGCGCCCCACTCGCGTCGCGATTGGCACCTCCGTGTCGCGCCGGGTAAATACAACTGAAACGGTCGCTGCGGCCCGAGCCGCACAATCCACGAGGGCAGACGATTCCACTGAATCGCCTGTCGACGAACAGCACAAGATTGATGAAGCACTGAGTTACTTGCTTCGACAGTTGCGTGATTCCAAAGACAAGGATGCAGCATGA
- a CDS encoding aspartate-semialdehyde dehydrogenase: MFDCVALVGATGAVGRIVLDQLHARNFPMRRLRLLASARSAGTKVRFGDEEITVELLEPSAFEGVDLVIASTPDEVSAEFAPWAVKAGAIVVDESGYWRMDPQVPLVIPEVNPQAVDNHHGIIASPNCSTTQMVVALAPLHAAVGIRRVVVSTYQATSGAGLAGNVELNASVEASLRGETHTPSTFQHPIGFNLIPQIGSQKYLGYTSEEMKMVYETRKILGDESIAVCPTAVRVPVATGHSESILVETRQPLTVEQARELWEAAEGVTVVDDLDNQIYPMPRDCDGRDDVFVGRIRQDISSESGIAFWCVSDNLRKGAATNAVQIGELLARKVVATS; this comes from the coding sequence ATGTTTGATTGCGTTGCCCTCGTCGGCGCCACCGGCGCCGTCGGTCGAATTGTCCTTGATCAGCTGCACGCACGGAACTTTCCGATGCGGCGGTTGCGGTTGCTGGCCTCAGCGCGCAGTGCGGGTACGAAGGTGCGGTTCGGGGACGAGGAAATCACAGTGGAGTTGCTCGAACCGTCTGCATTTGAAGGCGTGGATCTGGTCATCGCCAGCACGCCGGACGAAGTATCGGCGGAGTTCGCGCCGTGGGCTGTCAAAGCGGGAGCGATCGTTGTCGACGAGAGTGGTTATTGGCGGATGGACCCCCAGGTTCCGCTCGTGATCCCTGAAGTCAACCCGCAGGCCGTCGATAACCATCACGGCATCATTGCGAGTCCGAACTGCAGTACCACGCAGATGGTTGTTGCCCTGGCGCCGCTGCATGCGGCTGTCGGAATCCGCCGCGTCGTGGTGAGCACGTACCAAGCGACCAGTGGCGCGGGACTGGCGGGGAACGTGGAATTGAACGCGAGCGTTGAAGCATCACTCAGAGGCGAAACGCACACACCATCGACGTTCCAGCACCCCATTGGATTCAATTTGATCCCTCAGATCGGTTCCCAAAAATATCTTGGGTACACCAGCGAGGAGATGAAAATGGTATACGAAACTCGCAAGATCCTCGGTGACGAATCAATTGCCGTTTGTCCCACCGCAGTGCGTGTGCCTGTCGCGACGGGTCATAGTGAATCAATCTTGGTTGAGACACGACAACCACTCACCGTCGAGCAAGCTCGAGAGCTATGGGAAGCCGCTGAAGGCGTCACAGTGGTTGACGATCTCGACAATCAAATCTATCCGATGCCGCGTGACTGTGACGGGCGAGATGATGTTTTCGTGGGACGCATTCGCCAAGACATCAGCTCTGAGTCAGGCATCGCGTTCTGGTGTGTGAGTGATAATTTGCGGAAGGGTGCCGCCACCAACGCGGTTCAAATCGGTGAGCTCCTCGCCCGGAAAGTGGTAGCAACCTCCTAA
- the sufU gene encoding Fe-S cluster assembly sulfur transfer protein SufU: MPHPQDNPDDQDIYQENVLDHYEDPYNRGALASATHAHDGKNPLCGDKIHIDLRLDDQGRVAQAWFDGDGCVISQASASMLLEEIEGKSIEEVEKFSADNMLHLFGPQLTPNRQKCCLLSWKVLQGALKRPVGTDADVSVTENDDEIDSGQSTSFGGPSLEEEQ; this comes from the coding sequence ATGCCCCACCCCCAGGACAATCCCGACGATCAGGACATTTACCAAGAGAACGTGCTCGATCACTATGAGGACCCCTACAACCGGGGGGCTTTAGCGAGTGCCACTCACGCCCACGATGGAAAAAATCCTCTCTGCGGCGATAAAATCCACATCGATTTACGATTGGATGACCAAGGCCGGGTCGCGCAAGCGTGGTTTGATGGCGACGGGTGCGTGATCAGCCAAGCGTCTGCCTCGATGTTATTGGAAGAGATTGAAGGAAAGTCGATTGAGGAGGTGGAGAAATTCTCGGCCGACAACATGCTCCACCTGTTCGGCCCGCAGCTGACACCCAATCGTCAAAAATGCTGCTTGCTCAGTTGGAAGGTCTTGCAGGGAGCTCTGAAACGCCCGGTCGGGACCGACGCAGACGTGAGTGTGACCGAGAACGATGACGAAATCGATTCCGGTCAGTCGACATCGTTCGGCGGCCCATCTTTGGAGGAGGAACAATGA
- a CDS encoding aminotransferase class V-fold PLP-dependent enzyme codes for MSLLDTDQIRQDFPILDRTVTSGEQLVYLDNAASTQRPRAVIEAMDDCYLRYYSNVHRGIHTLSEESTRAYEAARRTTAGFLNASSTQEIIFTAGTTAAINTVARSWGDANVSSTDVILTLISEHHANIVPWHQLAARTGCRVEFIPMDENFEISDTVVAEYLDRFKPKMFAFAAASNTLGSEYPVQRWTSLAHDHGATVLIDAAQAAPHQQIDVQQWAADFLVFSGHKVCGPTGIGVLYGKRELLDAMPAFLGGGGMILNVTTEGFTTHELPEKFEAGTPPIVEAIGLAAALDYLSSIGMDRIHAHERVLGERVDAGLRQIDGVRVIGPSADKKAGINSFLIEGVHAHDVSQFLDGRGVAVRAGHHCTMPLHQAIGVTATTRASCYLYNTPAEVDRLLEAVAGVRAKFAKSGRRRRSRRSVESAP; via the coding sequence ATGAGTTTGCTCGATACCGACCAAATCCGGCAGGATTTTCCTATACTCGATCGGACTGTGACTAGCGGCGAGCAACTGGTATATCTCGATAACGCGGCATCGACTCAGCGCCCCCGCGCAGTAATTGAGGCGATGGATGACTGCTATTTGCGATACTACAGCAACGTTCATCGGGGCATTCACACGCTCAGTGAGGAATCGACCCGTGCTTACGAGGCGGCCCGGCGGACGACTGCGGGATTCCTAAACGCGTCTTCGACACAGGAGATCATATTTACTGCAGGGACCACGGCCGCGATCAATACGGTTGCTCGTTCATGGGGTGACGCCAATGTCTCATCCACAGACGTGATCCTGACTCTGATCAGCGAACATCACGCCAACATCGTTCCCTGGCACCAACTCGCCGCTCGCACCGGCTGCCGCGTGGAATTCATCCCGATGGATGAAAACTTTGAGATCTCCGATACAGTCGTGGCTGAGTATCTCGATCGATTCAAGCCGAAAATGTTTGCATTCGCTGCTGCCAGCAACACGCTGGGCAGTGAGTATCCGGTGCAGCGATGGACCTCGCTGGCCCATGATCACGGGGCGACCGTTCTCATCGACGCCGCCCAAGCTGCGCCGCACCAACAAATCGATGTGCAACAATGGGCTGCTGACTTCCTAGTGTTCAGCGGTCATAAAGTCTGTGGCCCAACCGGTATCGGTGTGCTCTATGGCAAGCGAGAATTACTGGATGCCATGCCTGCGTTTCTTGGGGGCGGCGGAATGATACTGAACGTCACGACCGAAGGTTTCACGACGCACGAACTGCCTGAGAAATTTGAAGCCGGCACACCACCCATCGTCGAAGCGATTGGCTTAGCCGCTGCACTGGATTATCTCTCGTCGATAGGGATGGACCGCATTCACGCGCATGAACGCGTCTTGGGCGAGCGTGTTGATGCAGGCTTGCGACAGATTGATGGGGTTCGAGTCATCGGTCCATCCGCCGACAAGAAGGCAGGAATCAACAGTTTTCTAATCGAGGGTGTGCACGCACACGATGTCTCCCAGTTCCTCGACGGACGCGGCGTGGCGGTGCGAGCAGGCCATCACTGCACAATGCCGCTGCATCAAGCGATCGGCGTGACGGCGACCACGCGGGCAAGTTGCTATCTTTACAACACACCCGCCGAAGTTGACCGGCTGCTCGAAGCTGTCGCGGGCGTGCGTGCCAAATTTGCGAAGTCGGGACGGCGTCGACGATCGCGGCGCTCGGTTGAGTCGGCCCCATGA